TGCAGCTCGGCTCGGGCGCCCAGAGACGACAGTTGCCAGGGTAGGGCGTGGGTATCGATGACGTCCGTCATGCCATCGACGAGGCGGCCGCAGAGGTCGGTCATCTTGGCATAATTGGACTCAGTCATGACGTGTTCAAAGCATGCACGCAGGGCCGTGATCGACATCGCATTGCCCATGAGGGTTCCGCCGATACCCGGGTCGCCGCCGCCGGCCAGCAACTCACCGACGCGCCCGGCGATTTCGGCGGTAAAGCCGTAAATCGCGGCCGGCACACCGCCGGCGATGGATTTACCGAACACCAGGAAATCGGGCTCCAGGTCGTTGGCAACGGCGTAGCCCCTTGGGCCAGCGCAAATAGTGTGGGTCTCGTCGATGGCGAGATAGGTTCCGGCGTTGCGGGTCAGGCGGCGCAGGGAATCGTGATACCCGTCGTCGGGAAACACCATGCCGCCGTTGGTCAGCAACGGCTCGCACAGAACACAGGCAACATCGCCTGGCGCGAGCGCCTTTTCCAGGGCCTCGATGTCGTTGAATTGGATGATTCGTGTAGTCTCCGACAGGTCGCGCCCAAAATTGAGGCCATCGAGCAATG
This region of Myxococcales bacterium genomic DNA includes:
- a CDS encoding aminotransferase class III-fold pyridoxal phosphate-dependent enzyme, with the translated sequence MIDRNHLKTLIASEAAEFEARHPRSSELFKQAGGGLLGGVPMSWMTAWQSRFPIFVERAVGSRVTDVDGHDYIDFFYGITAAMFGHAVPAVVDAITHRAQNGTTFMLPTEDSVWLGREFARRFGLPSWQIALTATDACRFTIRTARALTNRPKVLVFDGCYHGTVSDTMVRLCNGEMRPLLDGLNFGRDLSETTRIIQFNDIEALEKALAPGDVACVLCEPLLTNGGMVFPDDGYHDSLRRLTRNAGTYLAIDETHTICAGPRGYAVANDLEPDFLVFGKSIAGGVPAAIYGFTAEIAGRVGELLAGGGDPGIGGTLMGNAMSITALRACFEHVMTESNYAKMTDLCGRLVDGMTDVIDTHALPWQLSSLGARAEL